A segment of the Balaenoptera musculus isolate JJ_BM4_2016_0621 chromosome 9, mBalMus1.pri.v3, whole genome shotgun sequence genome:
gatttttttaacccTAGGAAAGCCACAGTGAGCTCCCATTTGGGCACTGCTCTTGGCAATTTGTACCTCACTTGGTAACACATAACAGGGACCACAAAAAGTACATTCTTTTTCCTGGTGTAGTTTCTATTCAACTTAAAATGAGACGTTGTCTCACTTACATCCTTAAATCCAGTAAAATAACTTCTAGGATTCTACCTCACAAAATTGGTAGACATGGGCGCAAAGCATTTTGTACTAAGGTTATTATCACAGTGTTatttataatgatgaaaaattgggAACACATTGGTGGACAGAATGCTAAAACTGGCCCCCAAAGAGTCCATGCCCCCATATCTCCAAACCTGTGCAGGGATATCACCTCCCAACCACATTTGTGGGATTGGTTATGTTACCTGGCACACCGGACCTCATAAAAGCCCTTAAAAGCAAGGAAATTTCTCTGGCTGGTGGcagaaaagaaaggcagagggatTTGAAGCGTGAACAGGTTCCGTTGTACGGTTGACAGCTGAAGACGGAGTAGGCCACGTAAATGTGGGCGGCCTTTGGGATTAGAGAGTACCACCCAGCCCACAACCAGCAAGGAAAAGGGGCCCTGAGTCCCACGACCACAGGGAACTGGGTTCTTCCATTCTCTCCCAGGTGCTCCAGGTGAGAGCCTACCTTGATCTCACCTGGAGAGATCCCAGGCAGAGGCCCAGCTGAGCCACCAGAGCCAAGCAAAAAAGGTGGATTGCTTTGAGCCGCTAAGTTTGTGGTCACTTGTCAtgcagcagtaggaaactaaaACACAGCAGAAGCTAAGATACACTAATACACAAACCAAACATCCGGCAATGGGGAAATTGGAACACGTAAGGCTGGCATGTCCATACAACGAACGTAGTCTCCACACAGCAGTTTTCTGAACCACACTTAGTGACAAGGGGGAATGCTCACGCTGTGTAGACGTAAAATACACACATTGTGTATAGATACGATCTTTTAGggaaaaatgtgttatttaaataaaGATTAGAAATATCTTCTCATTTTAAGTTAAATAGAAACTGCACCAGGAAAAAGAAGGCATTTCCTTTCCTCGTAtgttttaaaactgcattttctGCAAAACATACAGGTTTGTATACATAACAAGAGTTAAGGAAATCATTTTCATTCCAAATAGTGGTATAAGTCACACCCAGGCTGGTCTCTAAATGAACATCACTAGTGTAATTCCCAAGGGCTACTGTTAGAGATTTGTCATTTTGCCAAAGACAACCATTCATTTGGAAATCTTGCAGATTCTCATTGGTCATCCCACCTGAGCTTGTCCTGAGTGCCTCGACCTGAGAATGTCCCCTCCTGTTCATTCCCAGCTTCTCCCAGGCCAGCCCTCCTCCGAGGACACAGTGGGGTGCTGGGGGTCAGACGGACTCCGCTCCGCTTGCGCAATCTGGCCCTCGGGCAGCAGACTGGCCAGCACAGGCTTGTTCCTTCTGCTTCCCGCCGGCGTCCTCCAGTGGATGCAACATGTGCACAAACATCTGTGTTTAACTTGGGAGATATTTACGAGAATTGCACTTTAAACACTAACTAGAGGGCCTACGATACTTACACATACTCCAATTGTATGAATGTAAGAATCTGGTTTTTcggtttgttttttgggggttgtttgttttggtttgttttttggccatgccatgtggcacgcaagatcttagttccccaaccggggatcgaacccacgccccctgcattgggagggcggaGTCTGaagcactggaccacccgggaagtcaAGAATCTGTTTTGTCAATACATAGGAgagtgtggacaaagaatgtcacctgccatttcagtgaacaaaggatgttgcagcccgAAGCCACTGCAGCTGCACcaacggtgcaccctgaggggattcaggatgcaGAAAAACTGGATGCTGGCCCTGGTTAGctaaggtgcacatcaaaggaatgatttcgaGGAGTCCAGACTCTTGCGTCTTCCcatatagaaaagcactaaaagctttaacttgagatgtctgctTCTTTAATtagcaataatcttttgatgttcaacgaccttttttttttttctcaaaaactgtgatatatcctggctcctcctttaCCTCTTCAGAACCGTCCCTCAGAGCCATCCGAGAGGCTGTATCCAGGCTTAAGTCCTCGGTAAGTCCTCTGAGTAAAaaaattctcagcttttaggttgtgcgtttttttcagtcgacaagaCTCAACATAAATATCTAGGAAATTATCTCATGGGTAAACCTTTTTCCTGAGTCCCTATAATTCCCAGTCTTTCAAAACAAGCTTTCCCAAAGTCCCTACattattttccttcctccctggaCTCATTCtcaatcagaatttttttaaaggacgaAAACAGAGATAGAATTCACTTGGTTACACATCTGAATTACTTTGCATCAGACACAGACTTTGGGAAGAGTTCTCgtgaaaattgtttatttttaataacaaagacGGGAAGGAATTACACTGAAGtatttaatctccattttatgCAATTATAGGTAGTTTTTCTGcttcttaatttttcaaatataacacAGAAGTATGAACTTTTCTATGATCTGGTAATtgttataaaaaaggaaaaagtgaacaaGTTGAATAGTCAGCTTGTAAAGGAGAGAGCATCTCATAAAACTTAAATGTTTAAACACACTACACAGTAAATAAGTTCTTACCAACATATATAAGAACATCAACAGAGGAAATTTGAAGCAACTATCCCAATAATTGCAGCCCCCAGCCTGCATCTAATCCCCCGTGAGGAATCCCAATCATTCCTTCTTTATTCAAAACCTCCACACAAATGCAGGCTCTTCCAGGGAGCACCTTTCTGACCTGGAATGCTCTCCACCCACCAAGCAGCTCCAGAGTAagacccttccctctctcttagACCATCCTCAACCTTGCCTGCCCTTGGAATCTGCCACCTCCTGTCGTTTCAGGCCAGCCTGAGGCTCTGTTTAGGGCGCCCGGTTGGACTCTGCTCTAGCAATAAGCTTTATCTGCGTCCCTGAGAAGACCCAGGTCACGGATGGCTGGCCTGGAGGATGGGCTGCGGAGGCAGCACACGATGGCACCGGAAACGTAAGCATTTTTggtttttagaaggaaaaaaaccaccaCTTTCAAAGTGGAGGGGTGGTGTGAAAGCATTTACAAGGATAAAATCTAGCTCTGTATTCATAACCACAACGGGTCCACCAACAGACGTGTCTCAGAGATGCCTGGACCTGGGAGGTTGACGCTGGGCTATGCTGACTGAAGTGCCCTGGGCACCCGTTTCTTTTTCCTTACAGTATGAGGGTCACAGATACCCTCCAGCCCTTTGGTGGGATCCTTATCCTAAGCAGTGAGGTGGAGAGCTCAGTTCTGGAGAAGGACGGGACAGGAGGCAGCCCCGCCCTACTGCAGGGGGTTAACTtcctcaccccgccccccagtACCCGAAACAAACCAGCACCCACAAATTCTCAGAATGCCCTCCAGTTGAGGGCCACTGTTTTGGCCTTTCCTGGAGTGGCAGCCTAGGACCCCGTCCTCTCCAGCTGGGTGGGCTGCCTAGCTCCTTGGTATTTAGCTGTGCAACTTGGTCCTATTCCCTACATTGTGCCATCCCAGCATCTCAGGCTCACCTGGCCGTGCTGGGGAAGAAGGCAGGGTAGGTGGGTTACATCTCATCTCTGGGTACCTCCAGGGTGGCCCTCGGGCATCCACCTCACCTGTCTGTACCTGCTTCCTCCATCCCCTCGTCTCAGTTGGCGCCTCTGAAAGCCACGTTTGCAATCTGAGTAACAAGATCATCAGCCAGTTCCTCCCAGCCCACCCAGAGGTACAGTGGAGGTCAAGGTTGGACCCAGAGCAAGTCCTGAGGAAGGTGTGGGgttgacagacagacagacagacagacagacagacagacggtCGGATGGACAGATGAGTAAGTCAGGCCGCAGCAGGAGCTCCTGAGCACAGCTGCGTCCTGGTCCCGGGGCTGAGCGCTCAGTCGTCTTCGATGGTGAGTTCGTGCTGGGTGGCCTCCTCGATGTTCTGAAGCAGGTGGATCTCCCACTGCCTCAGTCGCTCTGTCTGTTAAAAGAAAGGCATCTCTGAGGTCTACCTTGCAGGAGCACTGACCTTTGCTGGAGACAATCTGTGTAGGAAAAGCAGGTGCCCACCCAGGGCTGCAGACCCTCCCACGGGTTGACTTTCAGGCACCATCCAGGACCCACAAGTGAGAGCTGGCCTCGCCGGCCTCCACGGCTCTGCCCCCGCATGCCGGGCACCATGACCCCAAGACGGAGCTAGCAACCTCCCAGAGGACCGAATCCCAGTGTGGGGACAGGCAGGTATGTGAGCGGATGGGGTTAGGACCCCAGGATCTGGGTCTGACAAGGGCACAGAGAGGTcactggggaggggacaggaacaAGGAGGGACCAGCTAGGCATGGGCTGGGAACGTGAGGGGTGGTTGGCACCTGCAGATGAGTGTCTGTGTGAGGCTGTCTAGACAGGCCATTTTCCTACTGTGTTTTCAAGGGGCTCTTCCAGAGCTgctcagggcaggggagggagggagagggtccCCAGGACAGCGCGGGGAAGATGGGAGCAGGATGACTTAGGCTGCTGAACAAGGCAGAGGCACATAGAAAGTGGAGGGGGGCGGGGCTCAGGTGGCTTAGCCAGATCCCGTGGTGTTTGGTGTGGGGACTGGCTCTCAGAGGACAATCGTGGAGGCGAAAGGAAAGAAGGCTGGGGTCTGCCGGCCACCAATGGCAGGCCCCCCCCCCACTGTGGGTCAGGGTCCTCCAAATACCCTGAAAGTATAAAAATAGAGGCAAGCCCCAGGGGCAAAATGAGGAGTGGGAGAGCCTGGTGCTGTGGGGGACTCAGCGTCTGTCCCAGTGATTGAGGAAGAGGGTCTCTGCCTGCATGGAGGGGCTGCACTGCTTCTGGGGACCCAGGCTCGGCTGGGGGCAGGTAGGGTTTGTGGCAATCTCCCCCCCACCAAAAACAGTGAGACCCGCAGGCCCCTTCtcttcttcagctccagaatatTCCAGCCAGGCTCATGCTTCTCCTGGCAGAAGGACATTAGCTTGTGGGGATACTGACCAGCGAGAGGAAGCATCTGTCCTGCAATAGAGAGGCAGCCAAGGCCCCCGGGCAGCCCCCAGTCGACAGGACCCACCCAGAAATGCACACGGAGCTTCTGATCTGCTGGTAATTACCTGCTCCTGACTACAACCAGGCACGGTCCTGAGACTCAGCAGGGTGTGGAGGGCGGCATCAGAAAAACCCACTCCATGAGCAGCGGCCCCAGAAAGGCAAGTGAAGCCAAGCAGAGGGGGCAAAAGGCCAATGGGAGGAACTTACGGGAATGAGGGAGCTCCTGGAAAGGCAAGTCGTCCTGCAGTAGATAACCTTGGAAGGTAGAACCGAATGACACTCTGAAGAAGTAGGGTGAAAAAGtaagacaggaaagagaaaagagaccaCTAGGCAATGAAGATGACacaagtaaatgaaaagacattctgTGCTCATGGAGTGGAAGAACTGATATTGCTAAAGTGTCCATgttacccaaagccatctacagattcagtgcaatccctatcaaaattctaatggcattttttacgaaACATTTTTTACgaacaatcttaaaattcatgtggaaccacaaaagaccccacagagccaaaacaatcttgagaaagaacaaagctgggggcatcatgcttcctgacttcaaactatattacaaagccatagtaataacaacagtatggtattggcataaaaacagacacatagatcaaaggaacagcatagagagcctagaaataaacccatgtatatatggtcaatttatgacaaaagagccaagaatgtacaatgaggaaaggacagtctcttcaataaactgtgttgggaaaactggacagccacatgcaaaaacaaTGAAACTGGAACACTATtgtacaccatacacaaaaatcaactcaagatggcttaaaaacttgaatgtaagacctaaaaccataaaaatcctagaagaaaacatgggggtaagctccttgacaatGGTCTTtgtgatgatttttttatttgacaccaaagcaaaggcaacaaaagtaaaaacaaacaaaagtgggactatatcaaactaaaaagcttctgctcagcaaaggaaaccatcaacaaaatgaaaagcaacctatgaaatgggagaaaatattttcaaatcgtatcacatctgataaggggttaatatccaaaatagataaagaaTTTATATAACTCAATAGCCCAAAAGCaaacccaacttaaaaatgggcagaggatctggcGTGAAAGGCAAGGCGGCAGCGCCCACAGCAGTGCCCCTTCCCGAGAAGCTCCTAGAACATCAGGTCACCAGAAGGACCAGCTGAGGGGCTGGGAAGCAGAGCTTACAGCAGGAAGGGACCAGGAGACCCTCCACCCACCAGGACCCCAAGGTCGGCCAGAacaggggagcaggggaggctgcaggggcTCGCGGCTGAGAGGAGGACAGAGCAAGGGCCCTTCCGGGGACTCCCACGCTGTGCTGCCTCATCCCTACAGCACGGGAAGGCAGACGGTGCTAAGGAGTTTGGGGAGCACGTGGGAACCGTGGGAGGCACATATTTCATGGCACAAGCAAAGGTCCTTCTCGTGGGGTCACGGGGACCCCTCAgagtgggggaaggatggggtaCAGGCAGGGCCCTGAGCTGGACGATCTCCTCCAGTCCTGGTGACCTCATGATGCCCAGGCCAGGGGCCCATCAGTGAGGAACGGGCAGCGTTTGCTCTCTCGGTTGTCACCAGGCTGCTTCCCAGGGGGCCTTGGGCAGGGACCCAGAGCTCCAGGGGATGGGTCGGGGTCAGGTCCTACCGCAGCAGCTAGCCTCTTCAGGTCCCGTGGCCTCCTCTTGGCTGCGTTTGGGATCCCGGGCAATCCCAAGTTTGGTGGCGATCTCCTTGCTCGGGGGGACctgccctgctgctgctgctgtcgcCGCCGGGTGACCGAGGCTGGCACGGGCGGATCTTCCTCAAAAGCAAAGGGGTCCGAGTTGGATCCTAGCTGCCCACTGGGCACCTCAGAGGCCCGGATGGTGGAAAGCCGCCTCTTTCTGAGGGGGACCTTGGGGCTGAGCCCTCCCGGGGACGAAGGGAGGTCCCAGGGGGAGCGCACAGGCAGTGGGGACCCGCCTGCAGAGCCCCCTTCCTGGCGTGAGGAGACATCGCCCAGTAGCTCTGAGTGCCAGCTGGGGGCAGCTCCCTCTGGGGTGCTGTGCTTTAGGACCCTTGTCAGGGACGTCCGTCTGGTCACGGGAGAAAGGCTCTCATCCTCAGAGGAGCTCAACCCAGGAACCTGCCAAAACAAAGCCCAGAGGTCAGCATCTTAGAAGGTCACAGCAAGTGGAGACTTGGGCCCGGCACCAAGCCCCACCGGGCACGTTCCTGAGGTACAACCACCGTGAGGCAGACACTCCACTTCTGCCCCAGCGAGGGAAGCTTCCAGCACCAAGATGAAACCCAGCACAGGACAAGACTACACTCATGCTGTGCCTGCCTTTTCACtagctttgtctttttttggtgaaaattttAAGCATCCGTCAGAAAGATGGTTTTTAAGGATAGGATTGAAAAACAGATGACTTTCAGgtaatattttttcagaaaaaaaaaagtttgaaatgtcaATGAAATCATCTCAACATTGAAACTcaacatgaaaaaacaaaactgcgGTTTTTGGTACGCAAGTGGAATTGTGTCGTGCAGGTGCAGGTGCTGAGAGCGGGGTGAGGTGTGATGCTTTTGAAAAGCTTGATAATATCCCAGTGCCAAACCCCATGACAGACAGCAGCGAGTCCATCATGGccaccttttttcttcttccaaaataaACCCTTGATTAAACCATTAGAGGTGCTGAAAATACAGTCTAGGGAGGGTTTCCCATGGAAACATTTATTCCATGGAGTATGCTGCAACGTTCAAAATCTGTTCTCCGGGATTTCTCACAGTATTCTTATGACGTGGGTGTGTCTTCATCAAGGAACTGAGGGGAACGTCGAGGCGGGGTGGGGTGAGTGACCAGAAGCAGGTAAGCAGGAGAGACGAGCTGTGGATCAGAGCTGGTGACGCCCACGTCTGTGGAGGTCTGGCTTCACGCACCAAGGTGCCTTGAGCTCCGCCAGAAAGCAGGGAGGAAGCgccccctcctcctgggaggATGAACTGATCATGGTTGTTTACATGGCGTCTTCTGTGTAGCCCTTGGGGTCCTTTTGAACATTGTTTCCTTTAGCAAAGACGCTTAGAATGGATTAACGTAACTCTAAATAAACCTGAAAGATAAGATTTACTCCAGAGAATGAGTTGGTatcagaaactgccaaactgtcttccaaagtggctatgcCATTCTTCCATCCCTTCCATCCCACCAGCAGCGAGGGAGAGTTctggttcctccacatcctcaccagtatttggtacagtcagttaaaaatttttttttaatacatttatttattttatttatttatttttggctgtgttgggtcttcgttgctgcgctgggctttctctagttgcggtgagcgggggctactcttcgttgcgttgcgcgagcttctcattgtggtggcttctcttgttgcggagcacgggccctaggtgcatgggcttcagtagttgtggcacgtggactcagtagttgtggctcatgggctctagagtgcaggctcagtagttgtggcacacgggcttagttgctccatggcatgtggtatcttcccagaccagggatcgaacccgtgtcccctgcattggcaggcggattctcaacccctacgccaccagggaagcccctaaaatttttcttaaatttcagttttctaataGGTGAGTAGTAGTATCTCATTTGCATAgtagttttcatttgaatttctgtaatgtctaatgatattgaacatcttttcatttacttaccATCTATATATCTTGTTTGGTGAAGTAAAGTTCAAACAGCTGCCACatcaaatgcaaagagaaaaaactcACCTATTAAAAGACTCTCAGATTGgattagaaagaaaaaccaaCTCCACACTGTACACAGCAGGATGTGCTGAAGATGAGGTGCTCAGAAAGTTTCTTAGTAGAATGATGGCAaagacaatcagagaagaacaagtgAAAAAATTCAGGGGCTTCACTATTTATATTGGAAAAGGCTGAATTCATGGCAAAATACATTAAGACCACAAAAGTAcagtgtaataaaaaataaaagccaaaatgcTTTTCTGTTATAATTATCTTTGCACCAGACAGTATAGCATAAACACTCACAGAgcaaaatccaaggagaaataaggagaaacagaaataaagtagTAAGgataattcacttttttttttttttttttagcccctGCTAgatcaaggagaaaaagaaatgatccaAACCCCTTGGAAGATAATCAGCACTTGTCAAAAGAGACTAAGTCTTCCTACTTCAAACAGGGACTGAGATCTCAGAATAAAGAcgtggggtgagggggaaggcTGGgcttttacaaaaaagaaacttcaagCGAAGATATTCTTATTAACAGGAGCTACTTTTAACTAACCCATTTATGAAAGTGAATAAAGAGCCAATAATTCAATTTTGGAAGTTagatgttttttaataaaatgatattgTAACATATTGAAAGCTTACAGAAAAAATGATTTAGTATTgtcttacaaatatatatacaaagcTTACAGATAAAAAAttagtattgttttaaaaagatggtcTCGACATACATATGGGAATATCATATGGGAAAAGATAGGCTTTCAAAGGAGTAGGGAagagaggttttttttctctttctctttgcatGTTGTTTTGACTGGTCAGTCatttggaaaaaaaccaaaacaatagtAAAACCATGTTCCTACCTCAtaacttatataaaataaattacaagggactgaatattatattctttaaaaattcatagatTACTAGGAAAAAgcagaataattaaaaaaaatctaaaacaaagtTGGATTCTTATTCACATCATTCACCatgataaattccaaatggatatttaaatgtaaaaaagcaaagctatataagAATTGGAAGGAAACAGTGGTGAATTCCTCTGTAAATTTGTCAGAAATAAGGCTTTTTAATGATAACTCATAATacagaagccataaaagaaaagaataagttaaactaaatataatttttttaaaaagatgatatactaaatgaaaaaaagataaaacacaagttctagaaaagataaataagggGTTAATTTTCTAATATCTAGGAAAAAACTGACAACCTAATGGATAAACGTGCAAGGACCCTTAACAGCGTTTtatatacaattttctttttaatatacgGATAAGGAAAGATCTCTTTGTTTTAGGTAGAGTCCTTTTGTACAAacggagggaaaaaaagaatctaaagaaagtTCCAGAAGAGGCTAAAAACATGATGTTTACTTATGCTGCGGGCTGGACAGAGGGTGGCGGGAGTCACTGTGTACCTGTTTATGCTTTTTTATTCTGCAACCATGGGCACGTATTACgtctttacaaatgaaaaagagaaaagaaaaccctactTGGCTGGTGAAGAGACAGGCACACCGAGGCTCAGAAATCCCCCCAGGAATCCCCTGGTTGGGAAGGAAGTGGTTGAGGGGTCCCGAGTCAGCTGGTGCCACTGGAGCCAAAATAGAGGGTTATGAAGGTCAGGTTTTGAACTTCCCCTGGGGCCTGCGACCTAATTGTGCAGCCCCACTTTCCACTTCGCTGCTGGAGCAACGCGTTGCATGGGTTCCCCTC
Coding sequences within it:
- the LOC118901222 gene encoding coiled-coil domain-containing protein 201-like isoform X2 is translated as MDPGAQVPGLSSSEDESLSPVTRRTSLTRVLKHSTPEGAAPSWHSELLGDVSSRQEGGSAGGSPLPVRSPWDLPSSPGGLSPKVPLRKRRLSTIRASEVPSGQLGSNSDPFAFEEDPPVPASVTRRRQQQQQGRSPRARRSPPNLGLPGIPNAAKRRPRDLKRLAAATERLRQWEIHLLQNIEEATQHELTIEDD
- the LOC118901222 gene encoding coiled-coil domain-containing protein 201-like isoform X1, producing the protein MDPGAQVPGLSSSEDESLSPVTRRTSLTRVLKHSTPEGAAPSWHSELLGDVSSRQEGGSAGGSPLPVRSPWDLPSSPGGLSPKVPLRKRRLSTIRASEVPSGQLGSNSDPFAFEEDPPVPASVTRRRQQQQQGRSPRARRSPPNLGLPGIPNAAKRRPRDLKRLAAAVGPDPDPSPGALGPCPRPPGKQPGDNRESKRCPFLTDGPLAWAS